CTCCCCAAACTTGCTGGCAGAGGTTGAAACAATGGAAGTGTCTGCCTGTTACGTAGAATCATTATCTGCATTTGCCGAGGAACTCAATGAAGATCAGTCTGAGCAAGTGCTGCCTCTTGCTGCTGCTCCTTATGGCATAATTGATGAAGAAACTTGGACTTCCATTGAAGAATCAACTGAAGGGTGCCTTACAGAAACACAGGATAACCTTGCTCCTTTAGCATTTGATAATGAAAAGCTTGAAACTAGTGAAGAGGATGATGATGAAGTTGGACAGGAGTATACAAACCTTAAAGTTCAGGATATTTCCAGTGTGGGATCAAGATTAGTTGAGGGAAATGATATGAATCAACAATCATACACGACAGACTGTGACATTAATCAAGAATTACGGAACCCACAAACAACGTGGCAAAATGCTACAACAGAGGATAAGTATTGTACAATCACTTTGGATAGAAAACACGAAGACGTATTCAGCACCCATCCAATATCTATTCCTCGGGACGATGAAAATTCAAAGTCAAAACATAGTAGGGAGTCCAGATGCTCTAACCATGGTGAATCAAGTTATGAAAGTGCTGAAGCAGGCCCAAAAGAGAGAGTTTTAACATTCTGTAATGAAAATGATCCAATAGGGTTAGGTATGCCGATTCTAAGCACAGAGGTTGGTGAAAGTACTGGGCATCATGTCGCTGAACCTTTTCAAGAGCCGATTGAGGAAGAAAGCACAATGCCAATGGAATCTCATGACAATATTACTTGTTACGAATCAAAACATAGCCTGACTTCTGAATTTGAATATCTATTAAAGGGAGACGTAAGTACTAATCATGGGTCAAATATAATGGGCGACAGCACAATTTACGCAATAGGTAACTATTTGCTTACTGCTGAGACAGTCAAAGACCAACATGCCTATAGCAAACATTGTGATGAATACACTAATTATGCTCCTCTTGCTTCTTCTGAGGAGCTTGTTGAAGATTATGCTGATGCTTTCAATGAAGAAAGAGGCATGGAAATAAAGACCGAGATGGGACCTGATGTGAAATTTGAAAGTTCAATCTCTTCTCAACCCCATCTACAATTGGATGAATCATGCAAGGAGATTTCCAATGCTCTTGTTAGTTTTGACTATGATCGTTCTTTTGGAGTTGAAGGTGAACTTGAAAGATCTGTGCCACTAGCTTCTGAAATTTACATTCCAATTAGTCAACCATCCAGTGGGATGTACAGTTCCATACAGGTTGACTGTTCATCTGACGTGTCCGACATGGCAAGTTCTTCTGAAATGGGGACTTCCGTGTTGCTGCAATCTCCCGACAAAATTGCTGACACGGGCTTTGGTAACGAGAGAATGGTGCCTGCAGCACTGCTCTCATTTAGAGGCAGCATTATTTTTGAGGCAGAATCTATTGAAGTTACTTCATTGTCTACGGTGCCCCCAACTGCAACAGAACAGGAAAATGTTGATGATGGTGATGCTAATGATGGCGAGCATGTTGATGATAACTGTGATGTCGCAGATGACGATGAAGACAGTTCTGTGTCGttcctttattcactctctgagacCTCTATCACTGCAGGAATTGATGAATCCTTCGCATTTCAAGATACAACTTCAGAATCTTCTGCTTCTGCATCTCTTGAGGGAGAGGATGAAAGAATTGCTACAGAACACTATGTTCTGTTCTCTGGAGTTACTGAAGTACAGATTGAAGGACCAAAGGATGAATCCATAGACTCTGGGAGCGACAGTGAGATGGAAATGTCTTCATCAGTCTCCTCATCAGACTCTGGAGCATGTGAGGCCTATTGTGCTACAACTATGACATGTAGCATTACATCCTTACAGGCTGAGAAATCCAACTTTGTTGATGATGAAGAAGAGCCACCTAGTGCTGAAATGGAAACACAAAAGAATTGGGGGAAGGAACCTGCGTACACAGCCATTGACAGTAAAGGTAAAACACAATTGCTTGTGGAAGTCACACAGCAACAAGCTTCAGCATGCATTACAGCTCCTCAGGAAGCCACTGTACAAACTGATACATTGCCGGATGATGAATGCATTCCACAGCTCTCTCCCAGTGTCCCAGATGAGCATCAGCAAACATCATTGGTTGGGTCTACAAAAGACAGCCCAGGAAGTATTTCGGAGATGATGCTGGAGATTGACGAGAATGAGCCATGTTCAGTTGATTcggacagtgaagatctgtcatcgGGATTGTCAGCCTTTGAAGAAATGACTCGTGAACTGGCACCATGTGAAATGCATTCTCCAGAGCTCGAATCTCTTCCCACCTTTGGTCAAGTACAGTCAGATATCTGCGATGAAACAATGACAACCAAGGAACTCCCACCAACAGAATCCAATTCCAGTCTTGCTTTCCAACTGGAAAATGCTCACCCTACTAAAGATGTCAATAGAAATGAACTTGACTTTGAATTGGCTTCTAATTTACCGGAAGGTATGAATAAATTTGATGATTACTGCTATCAAATTGCTGGTGCCTGGTCAAAAGATGGTGAGCGCAAAGGACCCAGTTCTGAAATGCCATTGAATTTGCCTGTTGATCTGGGCAGTGATCCTGATGTGCCAAATATCAGTTCGAGTGAATCAAATTCTGAAAGCAACAACTCTGTCTTGCTCTCACAACAATCATGTGATGCTGGTCAGTATGCCAGTGGGAAAGCTACAGATTCCACCAACGTCAGTGACCATGTCGGTGAAGATTTGGTGTTAGCCTGTGAGAAAACCGACAATCCGTGTACTTGTGTTGACCTAACACTTGAAGACACTGAAAAATCTCCCTGCATCAGTCCTTTCCAATCTGATTCAGCCAATATAAACACTACTGGGTCATTCGTCTTTGGATCACAAATTGTAGATATTCATGGTGACGATCTCCGATCACTGACTCCTTGTTCCAATTTAGCTCCCTCTGAGGACAATATTGTCAAAGAGCATTGGGACTCTTTTTACACACAAGAGTTCCAGGAGGTGTTACCTAGTGGACCAGCTGTGGGATATAAAAATGTTATTGCTTTGGGTTTCAGGGACATGCCATTGCCTGATCATGGAACCAGCATTGAGAGCTTAGATGAAAACATTGAGGCAAATGAGgatgaatctctctctctttctggtacAGAGCATTCCAAAACAAGTACTGGACTCAATAACCTTTCAGATTTAACAAGTCCTGAACAGGTAGttggggcaccaaaaagaaaccttGAAGAAATTAATTTGGCGAAACAACATAATGAACCCCTCAACATTGAACAGGAGATAATGAACATAGTTCCGGTGAACACTTCAATGAAGGCGGTGTCGCCATGTGAAGAGCTGCAAGTTTTTACAGGTAACTCAATACCTGTATCATTGAGGAGTTGTTCATCCTCGGAAACCGAAGATTATGACATGAGCAGTGAATCTGATTTGTCTGAACACATGGCTCCTGTTAATGATCCTGAATTAACAAATGCCTTTGAAATTTCTAAACCTACCTGTGAAACCGATCGGTCTCTACTACAAGTGAGTGCTCAACAGGACGTGGCCTCATTGGATGATACTGTAAGGGACAGGCCTTCGGGTTCATCTCCGCAGCTGATCAGCAGGACTGAATCGAGTTACTCTGAACCATTGCTGGATAAACCAAATCAAGAATTTGAAAGCCAACAAATTGAAGGTGGAACAAGAGATAGGGTTGACCCCATTGCCATCCAAGACCATCTCAAAGTTGGACCAGAAGTTAGCGTTGATCAAACTAACTTATCAGGTTCCCAGTTAAGTTCAAACTCTTTTTCAAGAAATGAAGAACTGCAGTGCACCATCTCCTTATCACAGGAATGCTTTGATGCGATGAGGTTTCTGGCTGCTCGGACTGAAAATGCTGTTAGCCAACTTAAGGTCCTGGACTCCATTTCAGAAGCTGGAACTTCCTCTTTAACACATTCAGAAGTTCAACTTGAAGAGGATGATGATCAGAATGAACCTTCAGGTACACTAACGGAAGATGCTGATTGGAAAGTGGAATCTTCTGATACGCTGCAAGACAACGATGCTGGTAAGTTAAAGGATTTAGACACAACACAGAAAGGGAGTACTGGACAAGCAGAGCCCTTAGATAGCTTACCAGACAATGAGAGCAACCAATTGGATCTTTTAAAATTATCACCAAGGAATATTGATAAATTCTTAAATCAGAGGCCAGAAGAGGGGAGTAATCAGTTGAAGCTCTCTTGCGGTAAATCAGAAGATTATTCTGTTTGTTCAAGGGTGGTAGACACAATATTCAGAGATGACTGTAGGAAATTGGAGGCGTCAAATGCATTACTGGAAGATCATTCTTTTAAATCAGAGATCCTCGATACGGTGGTTGAAGATTTTGGTGGACAGTTGGAACTTGCAAATATCCACCCAGATTATGTTAGTAAATTGGGAAATGATAATAGTCAAGTAAATATTTCTCCCACATTACCAGAAAATGATGCTTGTAAATCTACTGTCCTAGACTTTGCAGCTGCATATTTGGGCGACCAAGTGGAAGTCTCCAATGTTCTGGCAGAAGATAGTTCCTTTAAAACAAACACCATAAATACAATGGCAGAAGGTGCTTCAGAAGGTGGGGATGTAGATCAATCAGCCATTTTGGGCATCACCACAGAGTGTACATTTCCTACATTAGTGGCCATGGACAATCTACAAGGGGATTATGATGATCAATTGAAACTCTCCAACAGCCAACCAGGAGATAATGCTGACCAATTAGAGGTTGCTAAAACAATGCTAGAAGATGGCAGTCGGGTAGACATTTCTGATACTTTACAAGATGGACATGTTTGTAAGTCTGAAGCCACTGACATGAAAATAGGGCAAGTCAGTGAACAAGCAGGGCTCTTGAGCATCGACAAATTAGAAGTTCTCGACACAATGCATGATGGTACAGTTGAAGTAATTTTACCCGAAGATAATGATTACAAAGCAGCGGTTGTAGACATGGCTGTAGGTTCTGATAGACCAGTGGAACACTACCATATCCTACCTGGAGAGAAAACTGATGAGATTGAAGATGTGGATGCTCTGCCAATGGAGGACGTTAGTCATGGGATTGTCCGTAGCATCCTACTAGAAGATGACACCAGCAAATTGGAAGATGTGGATACTCTGCCAATAGTGGAGGATAGTCAAATGAAGATCTATGACATTCCATCAAGAGATATTGCTTGTAAGTCAGAGTTTAATGACACCGTGATCTATCAAGACAAACTGATAGATGAATCACAGATCAGTGATGCTGCTGAATGCTCAGACATCCTTCTAAAAAAGCCTACTTGGACACCAGAGATTTCAGGAGATGATGGTTCCCAGCTGGAGAAGTTTGGGAGTCTGTTGCAACATGACTCTAGTGAATTTTCAGATATATTACCCAGAGCAGAGGCTTGTAAAGCCGAGGTCATTGACACACCAGGAGATGGCAAGGATCAAACCGCCATTTCTGATGTTCTGTTCAGTGAAACGCCTTATGATTTAGAGATCATAGACATTACATCAGAAGAAGATTGTGACGACCTTATTGATGATGACTATGAAGACGACAAGTTCACAGATGTGTCACAAAGTAGTGATACAGGTATATTAAATATGTCCCTGCCACAGAATTTTACTGGTGAAGTAGAGTTTACCAACAGCTCATCGGAAGGTAATGTTTGTAAACTTGAGATAGTTGATTCAATGTTAAGGGATAGTGCATCCGACAATGCTGTAAATGATTCACAAGTTACCGATAGTATGAAATTAAATATCATTGATTCGACACTAGGAAATAATATGAACACTATAGTGAACTTGGATAAGAGCCAAGGAGATAATGATGGTCAAATAAGTTATTTTAGCCTTCCACCAGGAGGTGATGCTCTGACATTAGGTGCAGAGATAACGTCAGCGAATGATGGTGGAAAAATGGAACTCCCTGACACCCCATTGAGAGAGGATGCTTCCCAATTGAAGATCGTAAATCTAGCATCAGGAGTGGAAGGAGGCCAGGCCAATATTTCAAATATTCCACAAGCCAGTAATGCTGATGGACTAAATCTTGACTCTGTCACAAGTATTGACTCCTGTCATAGTGAGCTCTCTGAAATGTCCCCAGGGCAGAGCATTGGACCAAAGGAGGATTTAAGCTTTgaacaaataaaaaacaataaTCAAACTGAACTCCCAAACCCAGCTCTAACGGTCAGTGATCACAAAGAGGAAATTTGTGGAACTGCGTCAAAATCTCTTTATTGTAATCCGGAGATCTCCGATTCTGCAAGAGGATTGAACTCTTCTACTTTGGTATTGTCACAGTCTGCACAACGATTAACCAGTGAGTGTCTTACGGCTTCTAGAAGCTCTTCTGACATTTCAGAATTCTTCGAACAAGAAACTACTGCTGATCACATAATGACCACTGGTGACACTCAACAAAATAAGACTTTTGTGACACCAGATGGATCAGACTTTGAAAAGGGGAACGCAGGCAATAGAAGGAACTATGTTTCAGTTGAGAAACCAAATTCAGAAGTAGAGGAGGTTTCTGAGATTATGCCACTCTCTAATGTTTCAGAATTTGCACCAGAAGCTGAACTTGAAATTTCCAATAATGTGCCCGATAACTCAACATCAGGTGGTTCCAGGTCAGAAGGTGTTGAGATCTGTGGCCACCCAGTCTGCTCCTCAGAGCTGGTTTGGATAGCTTCGTCCAGCCCTTCTGTATGTCAGATAGCACAACATAACATTCAGGACTGCAAGGCTGATGAGGTTACTTTAAAATGCATGGTGGTACAGGGGGAGATGTCAATGAAGGCGCCTACAGAATTAGGCAAGGTAGGCAAAGGTCCACCTAGTCATAGGTTGGATTCATGTCAACTCCATGAGTCTGAAGGATTGAATTGGCCATGTACCCATATCATTCCTGGTTTAGAAATAGACTCTTACTGCAGTCCAGATATAAACCAAACTGTACCTGACGCTTTTGTGGTTCCACCGAATAGTGAACAACTATATTCGGACAAAAAAGACAACCGTGCATCATTGGAGACCTCCTCACAAGATAAAAAAGCTCTTTGCCTAGTGGGTAGTGATGGAGAGGAAAATGTTGACATTTATCAGCATGCTTCCCTTGATGTGAGTGGTAACAACACGCAGGATAAAATATTGGGTAATTTACATCATTCAGAACAACTCTCCACCAGTGGTCATTCACTGGCCGAGACACCAGCATTCGACACATTACTTGATATGTCTCGTAGTCCTCAAGACCGACCTCCTCCATGTCCTTGTGCCACATTGAGTAATATTCCTTCTGCATTTCCAGTGACAGAGTTTGGTCTTGCTCCTGAACCCATCTGTTCCGTTTTAGACCATTCCTCCCCAGATAAAGGACCCGCCACAACCTCTCCTGCACTGGCTAACAACTGTTTTTCTGCTGTGTCATCCTCCTTATCATGTAAACTGACTTTTGGACATCAGGATCAGGAAACGTGCTCAATGCATGCTGCTATGGCTGCCAGTCCACGAGGTGGAAATAAAAGTCATGAAGAGTTTAAGCTGTCCGAAGCCATGGACATGGACAAGAAATCAACAGGTAACGAGTTTCTATTCTGTAAAAACGTGAATGAAAATTAATTTATGTGGATTTTTATGGATTAACTATCGAACactgcaatgtgggattgttccctTCTTATTCCCCCACTTCATAGTTCTTTTGTCTTCATGCATTGGTTTAATTCCGTCGTCATTTGGATAAGAAGGTCATGGGGCTCATGTGCTACTCTAGGACGTGAGTTCATAACCTGGGTCGACACTTCGATGCAGGACGGAAGGactttgcactgttggaggtgtcgaGACACTGAACCAAAATGCATCTGCCCCCTCTGGTGGATGAAAATGGTCCGACGGTGTAAGTTGAAAAAGAGCAGGGATACTTTCCTGCATCTTGGTCAATATTCATCACTCAACCAAAACTTAGATGATCTATTTCACTTGTCTCACTGGAGTTTttcttgtgcaaattggctgtcctGTTTCCTTACACACCCTTTATATTGGTAATTTGTACATGGTGGGCGACACAGCAAGGGCACAGATACAGGAATCCAAAATTCAGCCCCTTAGGCCCGTTGTGTCATTCACTCAGAACGTGATTTAACAACATTTACATTCCAAAAATTATTTCACTTCAgatgtatttaattggctgtaaagagcCAAGGGATGTTCTGCAGTTGTGAAAAGAGCTATTTATTGCTGAATTGTTCTGTCGTGGAAAGAGCATTGACAAAATGACTGCTCCTGTCCACTCTCCAGTTCATGTTTATAAAATACTGCAGTAAGGGTAAGTGAGGGACCTTGGTAAGGGCATAGATATAGAGGAGGCAGTTAAATCCCCCTCAGCCAGCTATCTCAACATAATTTACCCACTTTAGCTCTTAATACTCTTACCCAACAAAAATCTCAACCTTGAAAACAGCCTTCTGAGGAGAAAGTTCTCAGTTTCTCTGTGCTTTGTCTAGATTTTTGCTCTGGCTTTCATTGTGTCTATGCTCACTCTGGATTCCCCCATTGGAGGATATAGTTTCTCAGTATTTTATTTAatattgttcttgggatgtgggctttgctggccaggccagcatttattgcacacccttacttgcccttgggaaggtggtggtgaacatCCTTCTTGAACTACTGTACTTCACGTTGTGTAGGTAGACCTACAATGATgttggggagggtgttccaggattttgatcctgtgacagtgaaggaacagtgacaatATTGTTCCATGCCAGGACATTGTGTGACCTGGAGGGGGACTTGCAAGAGTAGCGTTCCCCCtgtgtttataagagataggatgtataatcatctggaaaggaataatttgattagagatagtcaacacggttttgtgaagggtaggtcgtgcctcacaaaccttagtgagttctttgagaaggtgaccaaacagatggatgagggtaaagctgttgatgtggtgtatatggatttcagtaaagcgtttgataaggttccccacggtaggctactgcagaaaatatggaggcatgggattcagggtgatttagcagtttggatcagaaattggctagctggaagaagacaaagggtggtggttgatgggacatgttcagactggagtccagttactagtggtgtaccacaaggatctgttttggggccactgctgtttgtcatttttataaatgacccggaggagggcgtagaaggatgggtgagtaaatttgcagatgacactaaagtcggtggagttgtggacagtgcggaaggatgttacaagttacagagggacatagatacgctgtagcgctgggctgagaggtggcaaatggagtttaatgtagagaagtgtgaggtgattcattttgaaaggaataacaggaagactgagtactgggctaatggtaagattcttggcagtgtggatgaacagagagatctcggtgtccatgtacatagatccctgaaagttgccacccaggttgagagggttgttaagaaggcgtacaagggattttattggtagagggattgagtttcggagccatgaggtcatgttgcagctgtacaaaactctggtgcggccgcatttggagtattgtgtgcaattctggttgccgcattataggaaggatttggaagcattggaaagggtgcagaggagatttaccagaatgttgcctggtatggagggaagatcttatgaggaaaggctgagggacttgaggctgttttcgttagagagaagaaggttaagaggtgacttaagaaggcgagaatctacactaaattaaaaaaattaagcattagtAACTAAttgaacataattacttaattataatttagaggggtatctaagccagagatcggagagtactatatttaactttcacatttatagtagaaatctagtgctaggaaacagatagttaacagtaaattttttattaaaaaaatgttaacttttaattttaatttactaattaattgacgcaatgtcagttagaggggtgcagtgctctgactgagagatgtggcaggtccgggaggcttccagcgtcccggatggcttcatctgcagaaagtgcacccaactggagctcctcacagaccgcatggttcggttggagcagcaattggatgcactcaggagcatgcaggtggcggaaagcgtcatagatcgcagttatataaatgtggtcacacccaaggtgcaggcagagaaatgggtgaccaccagaaagagcaggcagtcagtgcaggaatcccctgtggttgtccccctctcgaacaggtatacccctttggatactgtcgggggggggggggggggggggggggatagcctatcagggaaaaacagcatCAGCCAGAGcattggcaccacggctggctctgatgttcagaagggagggtcaaagcgcagaagagcaatagtaataggggactctatagtcaggggcacagataggcgcttctgtggacgtgaaagagactccaggatggtatgttgcctccctggtgccagtgtccaggatgtctccgaaaggatagagggcatcctgaagggggagggcaaacaggcagaggtcgttgtacatattggtactaacgacataggcaggaaggggcatgaggtcctgcagcagcagttcagggagctaggcagaaagttaaaagacaggacctctagggttgtaatctcgggattactccctgtgccacgtgccagtgaggctagaaataggaagatagagcagctaaacacgtggctaaacagctggtgtaggagggagggtttccgttatctggaccaatgggagctctttcggggcaggtgtgacctatataagaaggacaggttgcatctaaactggagaggcataaatatcctggccgtgaggtttgctagtgtcacacgggagggtttaaactagtatggcaggggggtgggcatgggagcaataggtcagaaggtgagagcatcgagagagaactagggaatagggacagtgtggctctgaggcagagcagacagggagaagttgctgaacacagcgggtctggtggcctgaagtgcatatgttttaatgcaagaggtattacgggtaaggcagatgaacttggagcttggattagtacttggaactatgatgttgttgccattacagagacctggttgagggaagggcaggattggcagctaaacgttccaggatttagatgtttcaggcgggatagagggggatgtaaaaggggtggcggagttgcgctactggttagggagaatatcacagctgtactacgggaggacacctccgagggcagtgaggctatatgggtagagatcaggaataagcagggtgcagtcacaatgttggaggtttactacaggcctcgcaacagccagtgggagatagaggagcagataggtagaccgattttggaaaagagtaaaaacaacagggttgtggtgatgggagacttcaacttccccaatattgactgggactcacttagtgccaggggcttagacggggcagagtttgtaaggagcatccaggagggcttcttaaaacaatatgtagacagtccaactagggaaggggggtactggacctggtattggggaatgagcccggccaggtggtagatgtttcagtaggggagcatttcgggaaaagtgaccacaattcagtaagttttaaagtgctggtggacaaggataagagtggtcctaggatgaatgtgctaaattgggggaaggctaattataacaatattaggcgggaactgaagaacctagattgggggcggatgtttgagggcaaatcaacatctgacatgtgggaggctttcaggtgtcagttgaaaggaattcaggaccggcatgttcctgtgaggaagaagg
This Scyliorhinus torazame isolate Kashiwa2021f chromosome 11, sScyTor2.1, whole genome shotgun sequence DNA region includes the following protein-coding sequences:
- the LOC140385713 gene encoding uncharacterized protein isoform X2, giving the protein MPGDAAKDAASLHQEFQPKQRSPDISPDVSCGSSHSMLTPKDQTSPQASPTADTSYLMQLRGGSAWFTGIEQSELPTDGPASDRGRDVAGTLGEKGPADEGTRPQPEGASCDTDVGNSYPESPSAACCTKESLSESESQVAQHKLDVDRERADVFALGSADSTADVPDSGISKMEIPAKNRHLLDGPPATVVDATQDSLEVSASLSLEESEVSSFSTTDTISREEPDGDMQLTDTKADKKAEMTDVERQGDQDLADLETDTSVQLTFIEKDTPCVEKDLDSFKAGNVKPIPLAETLCSAGLPPNVMSSNIKTSLTLELQTISATEAVQPVLIDPLHSLTDKSRAETAKTEPSQTQDQVTTIGHTDIPLYYSEPTKELLEYPTAVEHMCDPDIFFTAPSSPVKTACNAQKYFSYSKISLHEEPIETLESEGSEGIYSPPTSPSGSYRTAEGGSWTSGTPNTSPSCSPNLLAEVETMEVSACYVESLSAFAEELNEDQSEQVLPLAAAPYGIIDEETWTSIEESTEGCLTETQDNLAPLAFDNEKLETSEEDDDEVGQEYTNLKVQDISSVGSRLVEGNDMNQQSYTTDCDINQELRNPQTTWQNATTEDKYCTITLDRKHEDVFSTHPISIPRDDENSKSKHSRESRCSNHGESSYESAEAGPKERVLTFCNENDPIGLGMPILSTEVGESTGHHVAEPFQEPIEEESTMPMESHDNITCYESKHSLTSEFEYLLKGDVSTNHGSNIMGDSTIYAIGNYLLTAETVKDQHAYSKHCDEYTNYAPLASSEELVEDYADAFNEERGMEIKTEMGPDVKFESSISSQPHLQLDESCKEISNALVSFDYDRSFGVEGELERSVPLASEIYIPISQPSSGMYSSIQVDCSSDVSDMASSSEMGTSVLLQSPDKIADTGFGNERMVPAALLSFRGSIIFEAESIEVTSLSTVPPTATEQENVDDGDANDGEHVDDNCDVADDDEDSSVSFLYSLSETSITAGIDESFAFQDTTSESSASASLEGEDERIATEHYVLFSGVTEVQIEGPKDESIDSGSDSEMEMSSSVSSSDSGACEAYCATTMTCSITSLQAEKSNFVDDEEEPPSAEMETQKNWGKEPAYTAIDSKGKTQLLVEVTQQQASACITAPQEATVQTDTLPDDECIPQLSPSVPDEHQQTSLVGSTKDSPGSISEMMLEIDENEPCSVDSDSEDLSSGLSAFEEMTRELAPCEMHSPELESLPTFGQVQSDICDETMTTKELPPTESNSSLAFQLENAHPTKDVNRNELDFELASNLPEGMNKFDDYCYQIAGAWSKDGERKGPSSEMPLNLPVDLGSDPDVPNISSSESNSESNNSVLLSQQSCDAGQYASGKATDSTNVSDHVGEDLVLACEKTDNPCTCVDLTLEDTEKSPCISPFQSDSANINTTGSFVFGSQIVDIHGDDLRSLTPCSNLAPSEDNIVKEHWDSFYTQEFQEVLPSGPAVGYKNVIALGFRDMPLPDHGTSIESLDENIEANEDESLSLSGTEHSKTSTGLNNLSDLTSPEQVVGAPKRNLEEINLAKQHNEPLNIEQEIMNIVPVNTSMKAVSPCEELQVFTGNSIPVSLRSCSSSETEDYDMSSESDLSEHMAPVNDPELTNAFEISKPTCETDRSLLQVSAQQDVASLDDTVRDRPSGSSPQLISRTESSYSEPLLDKPNQEFESQQIEGGTRDRVDPIAIQDHLKVGPEVSVDQTNLSGSQLSSNSFSRNEELQCTISLSQECFDAMRFLAARTENAVSQLKVLDSISEAGTSSLTHSEVQLEEDDDQNEPSGTLTEDADWKVESSDTLQDNDADFAAAYLGDQVEVSNVLAEDSSFKTNTINTMAEGASEGGDVDQSAILGITTECTFPTLVAMDNLQGDYDDQLKLSNSQPGDNADQLEVAKTMLEDGSRVDISDTLQDGHVCKSEATDMKIGQVSEQAGLLSIDKLEVLDTMHDGTVEVILPEDNDYKAAVVDMAVGSDRPVEHYHILPGEKTDEIEDVDALPMEDVSHGIVRSILLEDDTSKLEDVDTLPIVEDSQMKIYDIPSRDIACKSEFNDTVIYQDKLIDESQISDAAECSDILLKKPTWTPEISGDDGSQLEKFGSLLQHDSSEFSDILPRAEACKAEVIDTPGDGKDQTAISDVLFSETPYDLEIIDITSEEDCDDLIDDDYEDDKFTDVSQSSDTGILNMSLPQNFTGEVEFTNSSSEGNVCKLEIVDSMLRDSASDNAVNDSQVTDSMKLNIIDSTLGNNMNTIVNLDKSQGDNDGQISYFSLPPGGDALTLGAEITSANDGGKMELPDTPLREDASQLKIVNLASGVEGGQANISNIPQASNADGLNLDSVTSIDSCHSELSEMSPGQSIGPKEDLSFEQIKNNNQTELPNPALTVSDHKEEICGTASKSLYCNPEISDSARGLNSSTLVLSQSAQRLTSECLTASRSSSDISEFFEQETTADHIMTTGDTQQNKTFVTPDGSDFEKGNAGNRRNYVSVEKPNSEVEEVSEIMPLSNVSEFAPEAELEISNNVPDNSTSGGSRSEGVEICGHPVCSSELVWIASSSPSVCQIAQHNIQDCKADEVTLKCMVVQGEMSMKAPTELGKVGKGPPSHRLDSCQLHESEGLNWPCTHIIPGLEIDSYCSPDINQTVPDAFVVPPNSEQLYSDKKDNRASLETSSQDKKALCLVGSDGEENVDIYQHASLDVSGNNTQDKILGNLHHSEQLSTSGHSLAETPAFDTLLDMSRSPQDRPPPCPCATLSNIPSAFPVTEFGLAPEPICSVLDHSSPDKGPATTSPALANNCFSAVSSSLSCKLTFGHQDQETCSMHAAMAASPRGGNKSHEEFKLSEAMDMDKKSTALQISAQLEQCRRIEHPHSARAEARSLDIETDRRIHHAFSPSDSSSSSENELPFTIPLRDARSRIAPQEDSSKIESNESQISVRQRIHETTSVNKGSCNESDSDDSVPELEEPEIPVPIAGQEQSQLAQAVGIGDEPVSKAKQSRSEKKARKAMSKLGLRQVHGVTRITIRKSKNILFVITKPDVFKSPVSDIYIVFGEAKIEDLSQQAHKAAAEKFKVPIEHATLVPETTPTLTIKEESEEEELDETGLEARDIELVMAQANVSRGKAVRALRHNKNDIVNAIMELTM